The Halorientalis sp. IM1011 genome window below encodes:
- the upp gene encoding uracil phosphoribosyltransferase encodes MAIEQRGDAYLVTHALAKHTLSDLRSVETEQVAFRKGLVKLGRICGYDIIDGAMDTEYVEIETPLTDTMGERVTGLDDVVIINVLRAATPFVEGLLKAFPHAKQGVISAGRDESAGMDDDGQFPIDVDYEKMPEITEDDTVIVADPMLATGSTMTAVLERVTAAGDPENLFVLSAVSAPAGVTRVTEAFPEVDLLTVSIDDHLDDDGFIVPGLGDAGDRAFRTT; translated from the coding sequence ATGGCTATCGAGCAACGCGGCGACGCGTATCTCGTCACGCACGCGCTGGCGAAGCACACGCTCTCGGACCTGCGTAGCGTCGAGACCGAACAGGTCGCCTTCCGCAAGGGACTGGTGAAACTCGGCCGGATCTGTGGCTACGATATCATCGACGGCGCGATGGACACCGAGTACGTCGAGATCGAGACGCCGCTGACCGACACGATGGGCGAGCGCGTCACCGGTCTCGACGACGTGGTGATCATCAACGTCCTCCGCGCGGCGACGCCGTTCGTCGAGGGGCTCCTGAAGGCCTTCCCGCACGCGAAACAGGGGGTCATCAGCGCCGGCCGCGACGAGAGCGCCGGCATGGACGATGACGGGCAGTTCCCTATCGACGTGGACTACGAGAAGATGCCCGAGATCACCGAGGACGACACGGTCATCGTCGCGGACCCGATGCTGGCGACCGGGTCGACCATGACCGCCGTGCTGGAACGGGTCACGGCCGCGGGCGACCCCGAGAACCTGTTCGTCCTCTCGGCGGTCAGCGCCCCCGCCGGCGTCACCCGCGTCACCGAGGCGTTCCCCGAAGTCGACCTCCTGACGGTCAGCATCGACGACCACCTCGACGACGACGGCTTCATCGTCCCCGGCCTCGGCGACGCCGGCGACCGCGCGTTCCGGACGACCTGA
- a CDS encoding inorganic phosphate transporter has translation MVAGGTLATFLVAGAASLFMAWAIGAGSSGSTPFAPAVGANAISVMRAGFFVGLLGLAGAVLQGANVTEAVGRELILNVTLSPTAAVVALITAAVLVAIGVFAGYPIATAFTVTGAVVGVGLALGGDPAWAKYQEIVALWVATPFLGGGIAYGTARTLRNERVPESVAVPLLAGVVGAILANVRFVVLGPPGEAASLTGVAATALPEYPSLLVAVGVTLAAAALVAVVLWWDLREDPEAGQRHFLLALGGLVAFSAGGSQVGLALGPLLPLLDPFEIPLVAVLLGGGLGLLIGSWTGAPRMIKALSQDYSALGPRRSIAALIPSFAIAQTAVFFGIPVSFNEIIVSAIIGSGFAAGGSGVSGSKMGYTVLAWIGSLVLAFAAGYGVFAAVSAVV, from the coding sequence ATGGTCGCTGGAGGGACGCTCGCGACGTTTCTGGTCGCCGGAGCGGCGAGTCTGTTCATGGCCTGGGCCATCGGCGCGGGCTCGTCGGGCTCTACGCCCTTCGCCCCGGCGGTCGGAGCGAACGCCATCTCGGTCATGCGCGCCGGCTTCTTCGTCGGCCTGCTCGGACTGGCCGGAGCCGTCCTCCAGGGTGCGAACGTCACGGAAGCGGTCGGCCGGGAGCTCATCCTGAACGTCACGCTCTCGCCGACCGCCGCCGTCGTCGCGCTCATCACCGCCGCGGTGCTGGTCGCGATCGGCGTGTTCGCCGGCTACCCCATCGCCACGGCCTTCACCGTCACCGGGGCGGTCGTCGGCGTCGGGCTGGCGCTGGGCGGCGACCCCGCCTGGGCCAAATACCAGGAGATCGTCGCGCTGTGGGTCGCCACCCCCTTCCTCGGCGGCGGCATCGCCTACGGGACCGCCCGGACGCTCCGGAACGAGCGGGTCCCCGAGTCGGTCGCCGTCCCCCTCCTGGCCGGCGTCGTCGGCGCGATCCTCGCGAACGTCCGCTTCGTCGTCCTCGGGCCGCCCGGCGAGGCCGCGTCGCTCACCGGCGTCGCCGCCACTGCCCTCCCCGAGTACCCGTCGCTCCTCGTCGCCGTCGGCGTGACGCTCGCGGCCGCGGCACTGGTCGCCGTCGTCCTCTGGTGGGACCTCCGCGAAGACCCCGAGGCCGGCCAGCGCCACTTCCTGCTCGCGCTGGGCGGCCTCGTCGCGTTCTCGGCCGGCGGGAGTCAGGTCGGCCTGGCGCTGGGCCCCCTGCTCCCGCTGCTCGACCCCTTCGAGATCCCGCTCGTCGCGGTTTTGCTGGGCGGCGGTCTCGGGCTCCTGATCGGGTCCTGGACCGGCGCGCCCCGGATGATCAAGGCGCTCAGCCAGGACTACTCGGCGCTGGGGCCGCGCCGCTCCATCGCCGCGCTCATCCCTTCCTTCGCCATCGCCCAGACCGCCGTCTTCTTCGGCATCCCCGTCTCGTTCAACGAGATCATCGTCAGCGCCATCATCGGCAGCGGGTTCGCCGCCGGTGGGAGCGGCGTAAGTGGCTCGAAGATGGGCTACACCGTCCTCGCGTGGATCGGCTCGCTCGTCCTCGCCTTCGCGGCGGGCTACGGCGTGTTCGCCGCCGTCTCGGCGGTCGTGTGA
- a CDS encoding ATPase domain-containing protein gives MSLSTGDAMLDEMLDGGVPEGRTLLVRGPSGVGKSRLAIGFLDAGAADEDCLYVTTDEPLSVARSSLDPAAGVTAAAIHRDESGGGVRFVTDEGAETIPFGSLIERLSGDDWDRLVVDGAGGLVDLAPDRERGRHGRFHLLERLDEHGTTAVLTATDDEPASVARLSHGVVDCWREEIEGDARSFCRVEKLRGRDHDTRRHALHHDDDGVTVAAREWATHEDPFRTGIPTLDELTGGFVRNGTTLLEHDETADHWPFTAALAARAVEQDAPVVLVTAPGTLVNRVDDLLSETVGPVTELMDRNLLYLIDPISRSPGEPAVAGLDTDSVVLQEEEGSIQEAFRTLVAELGGRVEEAVAIIEHAAMAHLVTENESRQLYYWADGNVMHGEYDLTLVLTADRSVAGDRLTSFFAGVADQVMRTWRGSDELQYLSVPKSPAGTPGHTRVVEPLESSPYVQLR, from the coding sequence ATGTCACTGTCGACCGGGGACGCGATGCTCGACGAGATGCTCGACGGGGGCGTGCCCGAGGGGCGGACGCTCCTCGTGCGCGGGCCGTCGGGCGTGGGGAAGAGCCGGCTGGCGATCGGGTTTCTCGACGCGGGGGCCGCCGACGAGGACTGCCTCTACGTGACCACCGACGAACCGCTCTCGGTGGCGCGGTCGTCGCTCGACCCCGCAGCGGGCGTCACGGCCGCGGCGATCCACCGGGACGAGAGCGGCGGCGGCGTCCGCTTCGTCACCGACGAGGGAGCCGAGACGATTCCCTTCGGGTCGCTGATCGAGCGGCTCTCGGGCGACGACTGGGACCGCCTGGTCGTCGACGGAGCCGGCGGGCTGGTCGATCTCGCGCCAGACCGCGAGCGGGGCCGGCACGGCCGCTTTCACCTGCTCGAACGCCTCGACGAGCACGGGACGACGGCGGTGTTGACCGCCACGGACGACGAGCCGGCGTCGGTCGCCCGACTGAGCCACGGCGTCGTCGACTGCTGGCGCGAGGAGATCGAAGGGGACGCCCGGTCGTTCTGCCGGGTCGAGAAACTCCGGGGTCGGGACCACGACACGCGCCGGCACGCGCTCCACCACGACGACGACGGCGTCACGGTGGCCGCCCGGGAGTGGGCGACCCACGAGGACCCGTTCCGGACCGGCATCCCGACGCTGGACGAGTTGACCGGCGGGTTCGTCCGCAACGGCACGACCCTCCTCGAACACGACGAGACGGCCGACCACTGGCCGTTCACTGCGGCATTGGCCGCCCGCGCCGTCGAACAGGACGCGCCGGTCGTCCTCGTGACCGCGCCGGGGACGCTGGTCAACCGGGTGGACGACCTGCTCTCGGAGACGGTCGGCCCGGTGACCGAGCTGATGGACCGGAACCTGCTGTACCTGATCGACCCGATCAGCCGGAGCCCGGGTGAACCGGCCGTCGCCGGCCTCGACACAGACAGCGTGGTCTTACAGGAGGAGGAGGGCAGCATCCAGGAGGCGTTCCGGACGCTGGTGGCGGAACTCGGCGGCCGGGTCGAGGAGGCCGTCGCGATCATCGAACACGCCGCGATGGCCCACCTCGTCACCGAGAACGAGTCACGGCAGCTCTACTACTGGGCCGACGGCAACGTGATGCACGGCGAGTACGACCTCACGCTCGTCCTGACGGCCGACCGTTCTGTGGCCGGCGACCGGCTCACCTCCTTCTTCGCGGGCGTCGCCGACCAGGTGATGCGCACCTGGCGGGGCAGCGACGAACTCCAGTATCTGTCGGTGCCGAAATCGCCGGCGGGGACGCCGGGGCACACGCGCGTCGTCGAACCGCTCGAATCGTCGCCGTACGTCCAGTTGCGGTGA
- a CDS encoding ZIP family metal transporter produces the protein METIWQIVTATVAVSLTAWIGVLTLFCSDDLLDRLLLVLVALAAGALLGGAFLHLLPQAIAVTAAEDTFELFLALLGGFCLFYVLEQFVHWHHHHGATHEHEPVTYLVLIADALHNFIDGLVVAGGFLVSTHLGVTTTLAIALHEIPQEIGDFGVLVYGGFGRRRALAYNYLTQSTVVLGGVVGYLLAGLGGGVPAVLLSFAAGNFVYIASSDLIPEIKDERDVHRSILHFSIFLAGIGLMFGVRLLRHGG, from the coding sequence ATGGAGACGATCTGGCAGATCGTCACGGCCACGGTCGCCGTCAGCCTCACCGCCTGGATCGGTGTCCTCACACTGTTTTGCAGCGACGACCTGCTCGACCGGCTCTTGCTCGTCCTCGTCGCACTGGCGGCCGGCGCGCTCCTCGGGGGTGCGTTCCTGCATCTCCTCCCCCAGGCCATCGCCGTCACGGCCGCCGAGGACACCTTCGAGCTCTTCCTCGCGCTCCTCGGCGGGTTCTGTCTCTTCTACGTGCTGGAGCAGTTCGTCCACTGGCACCACCACCACGGCGCGACCCACGAACACGAACCGGTCACCTACCTCGTTTTGATCGCGGACGCGCTCCACAACTTCATCGACGGTCTCGTCGTCGCCGGCGGGTTCCTGGTGAGCACTCATCTCGGTGTGACGACGACCCTGGCCATCGCGCTCCACGAGATTCCACAGGAGATCGGCGACTTCGGCGTTCTCGTCTACGGCGGGTTCGGCCGCCGCCGGGCGCTCGCGTACAACTACCTCACACAGAGCACGGTCGTCCTCGGCGGTGTCGTCGGCTACCTGCTGGCCGGACTCGGCGGCGGCGTCCCGGCCGTGCTCCTCTCGTTCGCGGCGGGCAACTTCGTCTATATCGCCAGCTCCGATCTGATTCCGGAGATCAAAGACGAGCGAGACGTCCACCGCTCGATCCTGCACTTCTCGATCTTTCTCGCCGGCATCGGGCTAATGTTCGGTGTCAGACTGCTCCGGCACGGTGGATGA
- a CDS encoding YigZ family protein, which translates to MTDSYRTLAGRGQDAFEIRGSEFIGHAAPARDVEAAEAFVAEIREAYADATHNVPAYRVRTDPLTEWSSDDAEPSGSAGKPALNVLQGEELENVVAVVTRYYGGTKLGVGGLARAYSQGVKIAIEDAGIVERRPHESVSITVEYDDSGTVRGILESEGVEFDADYEADVSFDVRVPVEDADGLRDRIRSATSGRAVIEDR; encoded by the coding sequence GTGACCGACAGCTACCGGACCCTCGCCGGGCGCGGGCAGGACGCCTTCGAGATCAGGGGTTCAGAGTTCATCGGCCACGCCGCCCCCGCCCGCGACGTCGAGGCCGCCGAAGCCTTCGTCGCGGAGATCCGGGAGGCGTACGCCGACGCGACCCACAACGTCCCGGCCTACCGCGTCCGGACCGACCCGCTCACGGAGTGGAGTTCCGACGACGCCGAACCCTCCGGGTCGGCCGGCAAACCCGCGCTGAACGTCCTCCAGGGCGAGGAGCTAGAGAACGTCGTCGCCGTCGTCACCCGCTACTACGGCGGGACGAAACTCGGCGTCGGCGGCCTGGCGCGGGCCTACTCGCAGGGGGTCAAGATCGCCATCGAGGACGCCGGGATCGTCGAGCGCCGCCCCCACGAGTCGGTCTCGATCACCGTCGAATACGACGACTCCGGTACCGTTCGGGGGATCCTCGAATCCGAGGGCGTCGAGTTCGACGCCGACTACGAAGCCGACGTGTCCTTCGACGTGCGCGTCCCGGTCGAAGACGCCGACGGCCTCCGGGATCGCATCCGGAGTGCGACCAGCGGGCGGGCCGTCATCGAAGATAGATAA
- the cysK gene encoding cysteine synthase A, with amino-acid sequence MSETTLDDDERSTAGIDAADSATELVGETPLVDLSSFAPNCYAKVEAANPFSVKDRIAREMVEQAEREELVDDGTHVIEATSGNTGIGLAFVCAAKGYDLTLTMPESMSEERRQLLSALGATLELTPADGGMGGAIDRAEELQAEADDAFVPRQFENDANPRAHRETTGPEIWAATDGAVDAVVAGVGTGGTITGVSKHIEGDRGASLRSVAVEPAGSPILSKGEGGSHGIQGIGPSFVPDTLDPDVIDEVRTIHEGDAKATARRLAREAGLLVGISSGAAAAAGFEVARDYPDEVTVVILPDTGERYLSTGLFAAGDGS; translated from the coding sequence ATGAGTGAGACGACACTGGACGACGACGAGCGGAGCACAGCCGGGATCGACGCCGCCGATTCGGCGACCGAGCTGGTTGGCGAGACGCCCCTGGTAGATCTCTCTTCGTTCGCGCCGAACTGTTACGCCAAAGTCGAGGCGGCCAACCCCTTCTCGGTCAAAGACCGGATCGCTCGCGAGATGGTCGAGCAGGCCGAGCGCGAGGAGCTGGTCGACGACGGCACCCACGTGATCGAGGCCACGAGTGGCAACACCGGGATCGGTCTCGCTTTCGTCTGTGCCGCGAAGGGGTACGACCTGACGCTGACCATGCCCGAGTCGATGAGCGAGGAGCGCCGCCAGTTGCTCTCGGCGCTGGGCGCGACGCTGGAACTCACGCCCGCCGACGGTGGCATGGGTGGCGCGATCGATCGCGCCGAGGAACTGCAGGCCGAGGCCGACGACGCCTTCGTCCCCCGGCAGTTCGAGAACGACGCCAACCCCCGCGCCCACCGCGAGACGACGGGCCCGGAGATCTGGGCGGCCACCGACGGCGCGGTCGACGCCGTCGTCGCCGGCGTCGGTACCGGCGGCACCATCACGGGCGTCTCGAAACACATCGAGGGCGACCGCGGGGCGTCGCTGCGCTCGGTCGCGGTCGAACCGGCCGGGTCACCCATCCTCTCGAAAGGCGAAGGCGGGTCACACGGCATCCAGGGCATCGGTCCGAGTTTCGTCCCCGACACCCTCGATCCGGACGTGATCGACGAGGTGCGGACGATTCACGAGGGCGACGCGAAAGCGACCGCCCGCCGACTGGCCCGGGAGGCGGGACTGCTGGTCGGAATCTCCAGCGGCGCGGCCGCCGCTGCGGGCTTCGAGGTGGCCCGGGACTACCCCGACGAGGTGACCGTCGTGATCCTGCCGGACACGGGCGAGCGGTACCTCTCGACCGGGCTGTTCGCGGCCGGCGACGGGTCCTGA
- a CDS encoding DUF5828 family protein, producing the protein MEESVSGFKQRGRWVDVVEHGERITRALTDLAEDPDVDAVDEDALADFDDWRPKTDERLDDHVNEKTAEQASVDEGEGEKAGQDPDEDLQKAGEKLSESYEKLDDDPDEAVDKWGESIDYVARAADSAGRKALRAVEGAVYKKVMTQIAPYYFDNELVSANLQRVGRGEAPEYVFEVNVNDDDLKIRVSNKLADYESSVDRWHVDTPKDTDTVEAVEGVEPPEPGDDLVAESNEPAPDDEG; encoded by the coding sequence ATGGAAGAGAGTGTTTCGGGGTTCAAGCAACGCGGCCGCTGGGTCGACGTGGTGGAACACGGTGAACGCATTACGCGCGCGCTCACGGACCTCGCAGAAGACCCCGACGTCGACGCCGTCGACGAGGACGCACTGGCCGACTTCGACGACTGGCGGCCCAAAACCGACGAACGCCTCGACGACCACGTCAACGAGAAGACCGCCGAACAGGCCAGCGTCGACGAGGGCGAGGGCGAGAAGGCCGGCCAGGATCCCGACGAGGACCTCCAGAAGGCCGGCGAGAAGCTCAGCGAGTCCTACGAGAAACTCGACGACGACCCCGACGAGGCCGTCGACAAGTGGGGCGAGTCGATCGACTACGTGGCCCGCGCGGCCGACTCGGCCGGCCGGAAGGCCCTCCGGGCCGTCGAGGGAGCCGTCTACAAGAAGGTGATGACCCAGATCGCCCCCTACTACTTCGACAACGAACTCGTCTCGGCGAACCTCCAGCGGGTCGGCCGTGGCGAGGCCCCCGAGTACGTCTTCGAGGTCAACGTCAACGACGACGACCTCAAAATTCGGGTGTCGAACAAACTCGCCGACTACGAGTCCTCCGTCGACCGCTGGCACGTCGACACGCCCAAAGACACAGACACTGTCGAAGCCGTCGAGGGCGTCGAACCCCCCGAACCGGGCGACGATCTGGTCGCCGAGTCCAACGAACCCGCGCCCGACGACGAGGGGTGA
- the katG gene encoding catalase/peroxidase HPI, producing MTEKTPFPAGNRSPEGWWPDLLDLSPLTQNGRDAGPLGEDFDYAEEFQKLDFEAVKDDIEDVMTTSQEWWPADYGHYGPLFIRMAWHSAGTYRTTDGRGGASGGTQRFEPLGSWPDNANLDKARRVLWPVKQKYGRKLSWADLIVLAGNVALESMGFDTYGFAGGREDEFEPDQAADWGPEEEMETWDRFDEDDDLEDHLGATVMGLIYVNPEGPEGEPDPEWSAERIRESFSRMAMNDEETAALIAGGHTFGKVHGADDPDEYVGPEPADAPIENMGLGWESDYGSGDGDDTITSGIEGPWNSTPTMWDTSYLDNLLNHEWEPHKGPGGAWQWRPVDEDAIEDAPAAHDPEGEQTPMMLTTDVALKKDPDYREIIEEFQNDPRTFLEAFSKAWYKLLHRDMGPPERYYGPEVPDETMIWQDPLPDRDFEPVGEDAAEQLKDELLNSELTTQQLVKTAWASAATYRDSDKRGGANGARIRLEPQRSWDVNEPEELETVLETLEEIKAEFNDSRSDGTAVSLADLIVLGGNAAIEQAASEAGYDVDVPFEPGRVDAEAEWTDEESFEALELEADGFRNYVGGEHDRKLEEILVDRADLLDLTPEEMTVLVGGMRTLGATYGESDRGVLTDDPETLDNDFFTNLLDMDYEWEQADEAAQVYEGFDRETGDVEWEATRFDLIFGSNSRLRAIAEVYASEDGEEEFVQDFVDAWHKVMTLDRFDLE from the coding sequence ATGACAGAGAAAACGCCGTTCCCCGCGGGGAACAGGTCCCCAGAGGGCTGGTGGCCGGATCTGCTCGACCTGTCGCCGCTCACCCAAAACGGTCGCGATGCCGGGCCGTTGGGCGAGGACTTCGACTACGCCGAGGAGTTCCAGAAACTCGACTTCGAGGCCGTCAAAGACGACATCGAGGACGTGATGACGACGTCCCAGGAGTGGTGGCCGGCCGACTACGGCCACTACGGGCCGCTTTTCATCCGGATGGCCTGGCACAGCGCCGGGACCTACCGCACGACCGACGGTCGCGGTGGCGCGTCCGGCGGTACCCAGCGATTCGAGCCGCTCGGTAGCTGGCCCGACAACGCCAACCTCGACAAGGCCCGGCGCGTGCTCTGGCCGGTCAAACAGAAGTACGGCCGCAAGCTCTCGTGGGCGGACCTGATCGTCCTGGCCGGGAACGTCGCCCTGGAGTCGATGGGCTTCGATACGTACGGCTTCGCCGGCGGACGCGAAGACGAGTTCGAGCCCGACCAGGCAGCCGACTGGGGTCCCGAAGAAGAGATGGAGACCTGGGACCGGTTCGACGAGGACGACGACCTCGAAGACCACCTCGGTGCCACCGTGATGGGCCTCATCTACGTGAACCCCGAAGGGCCGGAGGGCGAGCCCGATCCGGAGTGGTCGGCCGAACGCATCCGCGAGTCGTTCAGCCGCATGGCGATGAACGACGAGGAGACGGCCGCGCTCATCGCCGGCGGCCACACGTTCGGGAAGGTCCACGGCGCGGACGACCCCGACGAATACGTCGGTCCCGAGCCCGCCGACGCGCCCATCGAGAACATGGGACTGGGCTGGGAGAGCGACTACGGCTCCGGTGACGGTGACGACACGATCACCAGCGGTATCGAGGGCCCCTGGAACAGCACGCCGACGATGTGGGACACCTCCTACCTCGACAACCTCCTGAACCACGAGTGGGAACCCCACAAGGGCCCCGGCGGTGCCTGGCAGTGGCGACCCGTCGACGAGGACGCGATCGAGGACGCGCCGGCCGCCCACGACCCCGAGGGCGAGCAGACGCCGATGATGCTGACGACCGACGTCGCCCTCAAGAAAGACCCCGACTACCGGGAGATCATCGAGGAGTTCCAGAACGACCCCCGAACGTTCCTCGAGGCCTTCTCCAAAGCGTGGTACAAGCTCCTCCACCGCGACATGGGCCCGCCCGAGCGGTACTACGGCCCCGAAGTGCCCGACGAGACGATGATCTGGCAGGACCCCCTCCCGGACCGGGACTTCGAGCCCGTCGGCGAGGACGCCGCCGAACAGCTCAAGGACGAACTCCTGAACTCCGAGCTGACGACCCAGCAACTCGTCAAGACCGCCTGGGCGTCCGCCGCGACCTACCGCGACAGCGACAAGCGCGGCGGGGCCAACGGCGCTCGCATCCGACTCGAACCCCAGCGGAGCTGGGACGTCAACGAGCCCGAGGAACTCGAGACGGTCCTCGAGACTCTCGAGGAGATCAAAGCCGAGTTCAACGACTCGCGCTCGGACGGGACGGCCGTCTCGCTCGCCGACCTGATCGTCCTCGGCGGGAACGCGGCCATCGAGCAGGCGGCCAGCGAGGCCGGCTACGACGTGGACGTGCCCTTCGAGCCCGGTCGCGTCGACGCCGAGGCGGAGTGGACCGACGAGGAGTCCTTCGAGGCGCTCGAACTCGAGGCCGACGGCTTCCGGAACTACGTCGGCGGCGAGCACGACCGGAAACTCGAGGAGATCCTGGTCGACAGGGCCGACCTGCTCGACCTGACGCCCGAGGAAATGACGGTCCTGGTCGGCGGGATGCGCACGCTGGGTGCGACCTACGGCGAGTCGGACCGCGGCGTCCTCACCGACGACCCGGAGACCCTCGACAACGACTTCTTCACGAACCTGCTCGACATGGACTACGAGTGGGAGCAGGCCGACGAGGCAGCACAGGTCTACGAGGGCTTCGACCGCGAGACGGGCGACGTCGAGTGGGAAGCGACCCGCTTCGACCTGATATTCGGGTCGAACTCCCGGCTTCGGGCCATCGCGGAAGTGTACGCGTCCGAGGACGGCGAGGAAGAGTTCGTCCAGGACTTCGTCGACGCCTGGCACAAGGTCATGACGCTGGACCGCTTCGACCTGGAGTAA
- a CDS encoding DUF6789 family protein, with protein MEPVKSSLGGGVVATAALLLFLLGADTLLGGTELHLFATFALPCAVGGPPFCAVESPGALAVTFLLLFALFGLAWPLLFGGFTWGLPGESGAVHGGLFGLILWIGYTATILFGVAPGGRLDLLKLELLGLTFLAYLVYGVVLGSVYDRLAGHRTFLSPETD; from the coding sequence ATGGAGCCAGTCAAAAGCAGTCTCGGCGGCGGCGTCGTGGCCACGGCGGCGTTGCTCCTCTTTCTGCTCGGTGCTGACACGCTGCTTGGCGGCACCGAACTCCATCTGTTCGCGACGTTCGCGTTGCCGTGTGCCGTCGGCGGGCCGCCGTTCTGTGCGGTCGAGAGTCCGGGCGCGCTGGCAGTGACGTTCCTGCTGCTGTTCGCGCTGTTCGGACTGGCGTGGCCGCTGTTGTTCGGCGGGTTCACGTGGGGGCTTCCCGGCGAGTCGGGCGCGGTTCACGGCGGGCTCTTCGGGCTGATCCTGTGGATCGGGTACACCGCGACGATCCTGTTCGGGGTCGCTCCCGGCGGCCGACTCGACCTGCTCAAACTGGAACTGCTCGGACTGACGTTCCTGGCGTACCTGGTGTATGGCGTCGTTCTCGGGAGCGTCTACGACCGCCTCGCCGGCCACCGGACGTTCCTGAGTCCCGAAACGGACTGA
- a CDS encoding type 1 glutamine amidotransferase domain-containing protein, with the protein MTSALFVVSEEGYWGEECIEPLTMLTDAGVDIEVATPSGSQPVIDERSVDPEEVGEETAERVREVHETDERLADPTPLAQVDASAYDAVVFPGGHGTAWDVNQDRHARAALRTAVEDGDSKALVVCHAAGIMAFTRDSDGGFLVEGRDVTGFPNAWEEDIVDENDNMPDGRKLPYWVEDEVRAAGGNWDADLGEDTSVTVDGDLVTARGPPSSHAAAVTLLDELGIDH; encoded by the coding sequence ATGACATCCGCACTGTTCGTCGTCAGCGAAGAGGGCTACTGGGGCGAGGAATGTATCGAACCGCTCACGATGCTCACCGACGCCGGCGTCGACATCGAGGTCGCCACGCCGAGCGGGAGCCAACCGGTGATCGACGAGCGCTCGGTCGACCCCGAAGAGGTCGGCGAGGAGACCGCAGAGCGCGTCCGCGAGGTCCACGAGACCGACGAGCGACTGGCCGACCCGACGCCGCTCGCGCAGGTCGACGCGAGCGCGTACGACGCGGTCGTGTTCCCCGGTGGCCACGGCACCGCCTGGGACGTGAACCAGGACCGCCACGCCCGCGCGGCGCTCCGGACGGCCGTCGAGGACGGCGACAGCAAGGCGCTGGTCGTCTGTCACGCCGCCGGCATCATGGCCTTCACCCGCGATTCCGACGGCGGATTCCTCGTCGAGGGCCGCGACGTGACCGGCTTCCCCAACGCCTGGGAAGAGGACATCGTCGACGAGAACGACAACATGCCCGACGGGCGAAAGCTCCCCTACTGGGTCGAGGACGAGGTGCGCGCGGCCGGCGGGAACTGGGACGCCGACCTCGGCGAGGACACGTCGGTCACCGTCGACGGCGACCTCGTGACCGCGCGGGGGCCGCCCTCCTCGCACGCGGCCGCGGTGACGCTACTGGACGAGCTGGGAATCGACCACTGA